The proteins below come from a single Deltaproteobacteria bacterium genomic window:
- a CDS encoding DUF1257 domain-containing protein: protein MSEYVIIATAFTEAGHLVDALVDLGFPRDTIEVHDRPDTLYGYRGDARPERAEIVIRREYVGHGSNDIGFARQLDGTFRAIISEYDQRTPGTCGPYDQAFLGRLTQAYSLRTIQHHYRARGYQVQVQRQSDGTIQVVAER, encoded by the coding sequence ATGAGCGAATACGTCATCATCGCGACCGCGTTCACCGAAGCCGGCCATCTCGTCGATGCGCTGGTCGACCTCGGCTTCCCCCGGGACACCATCGAGGTCCATGACCGCCCCGACACGCTCTACGGCTACCGCGGCGACGCGCGCCCGGAGCGCGCCGAGATCGTCATCCGACGTGAATACGTCGGGCACGGCTCGAACGACATCGGGTTCGCGCGCCAGCTCGACGGGACCTTCCGCGCGATCATCTCCGAGTACGATCAGCGCACCCCGGGCACGTGCGGTCCCTACGACCAGGCGTTCCTCGGGCGTCTGACCCAGGCGTACTCGCTCCGCACGATCCAGCACCACTATCGCGCCCGCGGCTACCAGGTCCAGGTCCAGCGCCAGTCGGACGGGACGATCCAGGTCGTCGCCGAGCGCTGA
- a CDS encoding thermonuclease family protein: MRSHGVTAGGALSACVFLLVLAIHGAPTPARSETGGRRVSARVVRVIDGDTLVAHLATVRSGLQNKERVRLVGIDCPESKQAGWGSRATARLAALVLDRPVILEIALQSRDRYGRLLAGVYLADGKTLVQELLVREGFCQTFVIPPNVDYVEQLRAAKIEAQRAERGIWARIGGLTESPADYRRRSR, encoded by the coding sequence ATGAGGTCGCACGGCGTTACCGCCGGCGGCGCGCTCAGTGCCTGTGTCTTCCTTCTGGTCCTCGCCATCCATGGCGCCCCGACTCCGGCGCGAAGCGAGACCGGTGGCCGCCGCGTCTCCGCCCGGGTCGTCCGGGTGATCGACGGTGACACCCTCGTGGCGCACCTGGCGACGGTCAGATCCGGACTGCAGAACAAAGAAAGGGTCCGCCTGGTCGGGATCGACTGCCCAGAATCAAAGCAGGCGGGCTGGGGATCACGCGCCACCGCCCGTCTGGCCGCGCTTGTGCTCGACCGGCCGGTGATCCTCGAGATCGCGCTGCAGTCGCGCGACCGCTACGGCCGCCTGCTGGCCGGCGTCTACCTGGCCGACGGCAAGACGCTGGTGCAGGAGCTGCTCGTGCGCGAGGGCTTCTGCCAAACGTTCGTCATCCCGCCCAATGTGGACTACGTCGAGCAGCTGCGCGCCGCGAAGATCGAGGCGCAGCGCGCCGAGCGCGGCATCTGGGCTCGGATCGGCGGCCTCACGGAGAGTCCGGCGGACTACCGGCGTCGTTCCCGGTAG
- a CDS encoding DUF2997 domain-containing protein, whose amino-acid sequence MPKLVFTIDATGKVALTVEGAPGPACHTFTREAEDLLGPATHRERTREYHQQARTAAPRQVQST is encoded by the coding sequence ATGCCCAAGCTCGTGTTCACCATCGACGCCACCGGGAAGGTTGCGCTCACGGTCGAAGGCGCCCCGGGCCCGGCCTGCCACACGTTCACGCGAGAGGCCGAGGACCTGCTGGGTCCGGCCACACACCGCGAGCGCACTCGCGAGTACCACCAGCAAGCCCGCACCGCCGCGCCGCGGCAGGTGCAGTCCACCTGA